One genomic region from Cryptosporangium minutisporangium encodes:
- a CDS encoding monooxygenase — protein MRTPDSPRWKFGAATMTLVAAFAAVTACGSDADNSASPPAAGPHSAHSGGSSGPPQPLRAGERFLDLKMAEAYTPTPPEGGTDEYRCQVIDPGLTKAEFLTGTQVMPENVAIAHHAIVYAVPPGGAAAVRKQDAKTPGLGWQCFGGTGVAGAEVEEGDAAWVDTWAPGATETLLDHDAGYKLEPGSLLVLQIHYNLLATDGKPGGSDRSAVRLRLTDGTPQTRELETWSVDGPTDLPCAADESGPLCDRAASIADVTKRFGPDVGEMADRQVEECSGGTPKPGNTQTCDHEVEEPMTLFAGFGHMHMLGRALKVELNPGTPKAKVVLDVPQFDFDNQRLMKLPSPVEVGPGDTLRVTCTHDAGLRKQLPQLKKLPPRYVVWGDGTSDEMCTGIMTVSPRTS, from the coding sequence ATGAGGACACCTGACAGTCCACGGTGGAAGTTCGGTGCGGCCACCATGACGCTGGTGGCGGCGTTCGCTGCCGTCACCGCCTGCGGGTCGGACGCCGACAACAGCGCGTCGCCCCCAGCGGCCGGCCCGCACAGCGCGCACTCGGGCGGGTCGTCGGGTCCACCGCAGCCGCTACGCGCCGGCGAGCGGTTCCTGGACCTGAAGATGGCCGAGGCCTACACGCCCACGCCGCCGGAGGGCGGCACGGACGAGTACCGGTGCCAGGTGATCGATCCGGGCCTGACCAAGGCGGAATTCCTGACCGGGACCCAAGTCATGCCGGAGAACGTCGCCATCGCGCACCACGCCATCGTGTATGCGGTGCCTCCGGGCGGTGCCGCCGCGGTGCGCAAGCAGGACGCGAAGACCCCTGGTCTCGGCTGGCAGTGTTTCGGCGGAACCGGTGTGGCCGGCGCCGAGGTCGAAGAGGGGGACGCGGCGTGGGTGGACACCTGGGCGCCGGGCGCCACGGAGACGCTGCTCGACCACGACGCCGGCTACAAGCTGGAGCCGGGCAGCCTGCTCGTCCTCCAGATCCACTACAACCTGCTCGCGACCGACGGCAAGCCGGGCGGGTCGGACCGCTCGGCGGTGCGGCTGCGGCTGACGGACGGGACGCCGCAGACCCGGGAACTCGAAACGTGGTCGGTCGACGGGCCGACCGACCTGCCCTGCGCCGCCGACGAGTCGGGTCCGCTCTGTGATCGAGCGGCCTCGATCGCGGACGTGACGAAGCGGTTCGGGCCGGACGTCGGCGAAATGGCGGACCGTCAGGTGGAGGAGTGCAGCGGAGGCACGCCGAAGCCCGGTAACACCCAGACCTGCGACCACGAGGTGGAGGAGCCGATGACGCTGTTCGCCGGTTTCGGCCACATGCACATGCTCGGGCGGGCCTTGAAGGTCGAACTCAACCCGGGCACGCCGAAGGCCAAGGTCGTGCTGGACGTGCCGCAGTTCGACTTCGACAACCAGCGGCTGATGAAGCTGCCGTCGCCGGTGGAGGTCGGTCCGGGGGACACGCTGCGGGTCACGTGTACGCACGACGCGGGGCTGCGCAAACAGCTGCCGCAGCTGAAGAAGCTGCCGCCGCGCTACGTGGTGTGGGGCGACGGCACCAGCGACGAGATGTGCACGGGCATCATGACGGTCTCCCCCCGCACGTCCTGA
- a CDS encoding response regulator transcription factor codes for MISVLVADAHPLQRFGFRMLLENTPDTEIVGEAENGAEAVRRIAELRPDVVLMDIRMPGVDGIEATRRIVATGGRSRVLVLTTFDSDRYAFAALRAGASGFLLKDIRPEELLAGIRAVAAGDAVIAPALTRRLLDAFADHLDDDLCGPVREDPRLEFLTDREREVLVAIGHGLTNGEIAQRFTLSESTVKTHVGRVLAKVGARDRIQAVILAYNLRLTRPV; via the coding sequence ATGATCTCTGTGCTCGTGGCGGACGCCCACCCGCTGCAGCGCTTCGGTTTCCGCATGCTGCTGGAGAACACCCCCGACACCGAGATCGTCGGCGAGGCCGAGAACGGCGCCGAGGCCGTTCGGCGGATCGCCGAACTGCGTCCCGACGTGGTGCTGATGGACATCCGCATGCCGGGCGTCGACGGGATCGAGGCCACCCGGCGCATCGTCGCCACCGGTGGGCGTTCGCGGGTCCTGGTGCTGACGACGTTCGACTCGGATCGGTACGCGTTCGCCGCACTGCGGGCCGGGGCGAGCGGCTTCCTGCTCAAGGACATCCGCCCCGAGGAACTGCTCGCCGGCATCCGGGCCGTCGCCGCCGGGGACGCGGTGATCGCGCCGGCGCTGACTCGGCGGCTGCTCGACGCGTTCGCCGACCACCTCGACGATGACCTCTGCGGGCCCGTGCGGGAGGATCCCCGGCTGGAATTCCTGACCGACCGGGAGCGCGAGGTCCTCGTCGCCATCGGCCACGGCCTCACCAACGGCGAGATCGCGCAACGGTTCACGCTGTCGGAGTCGACGGTGAAGACCCACGTCGGGCGGGTCCTCGCCAAGGTCGGCGCCCGGGACCGGATCCAGGCCGTCATCCTCGCCTACAACCTGAGACTCACCCGGCCGGTTTAG
- a CDS encoding ABC transporter permease: MTATTVSPTISTAKTAAVQARQPARAIPTTRLIKVELRKMFNTRSGFWMLLSIGVLSVVATGAVIIFAPDDAVTYENFATAIGFPMSVILPMIAILGVTSEWSQRSGLTTFTLVPSRGRVIGAKAIATFLVGIVSMAVAFAVGALGNLAGSALAGVDTVWDISLSTAPQIVLGNLVGMAIGFTLGVVLRNSAAAIVGYFVVSLVLPGILALLAQVRDWFYDLQPWIDWNYTQVNLFGGATNTGEEWAMLGSTTAIWIVLPLTIGLLFLRRSEVK, translated from the coding sequence GTGACCGCCACGACCGTCTCCCCCACGATCAGCACCGCCAAGACGGCGGCCGTCCAGGCTCGTCAGCCCGCCCGCGCCATACCGACAACACGCTTGATCAAGGTCGAGCTCCGCAAGATGTTCAACACTCGCTCGGGCTTCTGGATGCTGCTCAGCATCGGCGTCCTCTCGGTCGTGGCCACCGGCGCTGTCATCATCTTCGCGCCCGACGATGCGGTCACCTACGAGAACTTCGCGACCGCGATCGGCTTCCCGATGTCGGTGATCCTGCCGATGATCGCGATCCTCGGCGTCACCAGCGAATGGAGCCAGCGCAGCGGGCTCACGACCTTCACCCTCGTGCCGAGTCGAGGCCGGGTGATCGGGGCCAAGGCGATCGCGACCTTCCTGGTCGGCATCGTCTCGATGGCCGTCGCCTTCGCCGTCGGGGCCCTCGGCAACCTGGCGGGCTCCGCGCTCGCCGGCGTCGACACAGTTTGGGACATCTCGCTCTCGACCGCGCCACAGATCGTGCTCGGCAACCTCGTCGGTATGGCGATCGGGTTCACCCTCGGCGTCGTGCTGCGCAACTCCGCTGCGGCGATCGTCGGCTACTTCGTCGTGTCACTCGTGCTGCCGGGCATCCTCGCCCTGCTCGCCCAGGTGCGCGACTGGTTCTACGACCTGCAGCCGTGGATCGACTGGAACTACACCCAGGTCAACCTCTTCGGGGGCGCCACGAACACTGGCGAGGAGTGGGCCATGCTCGGCTCGACCACCGCGATCTGGATCGTGCTGCCGCTGACCATCGGGCTGCTGTTCCTGCGCCGCTCCGAAGTGAAGTGA
- a CDS encoding ABC transporter ATP-binding protein has product MIAVDSLTRRYAGFTAVDNVSFTAQPGRVTGFLGPNGAGKSTTLRVMVGLTAPTSGSATIDGVRFADLPNPGLEVGVLLDASAQHAGRTGREILTIAADTMGLPRTRVDEMLELVSLTPNEAKRRVRNYSLGMRQRLGIATALLGDPRVLILDEPANGLDPAGIRWMRDLLRGYANKGGTVLLSSHLLHEIEVIADDLVVIGNGKIVASGTKEELLAAAGTLARSTSPRDLAHALEQAGMASTLAGDGSVRTDADPAQVGAVALAAGIALTELRSAEGAGLEDMFLSLTADTQREGVAA; this is encoded by the coding sequence ATGATCGCCGTTGACTCACTGACCCGGAGGTACGCCGGCTTCACCGCCGTCGACAACGTCTCCTTCACCGCCCAGCCCGGCCGCGTGACCGGCTTCCTCGGTCCGAACGGCGCTGGCAAGTCCACCACCTTGCGCGTCATGGTCGGTCTCACCGCCCCGACGTCCGGCTCGGCCACCATCGACGGGGTCCGGTTCGCCGACCTCCCCAACCCCGGCCTCGAGGTCGGCGTCCTCCTCGACGCCTCCGCGCAGCACGCCGGCCGCACCGGCCGCGAGATCCTCACCATCGCCGCCGACACGATGGGGCTCCCGCGCACCCGCGTCGACGAGATGCTCGAACTCGTCAGTCTGACGCCGAACGAGGCCAAGCGCCGGGTCCGCAACTACTCACTCGGTATGCGCCAGCGACTCGGCATCGCCACAGCGCTGCTGGGCGACCCGCGCGTGCTGATCCTCGACGAGCCCGCCAACGGCCTCGACCCGGCCGGCATCCGCTGGATGCGCGACCTGCTGCGCGGTTATGCCAACAAGGGCGGCACCGTGCTGCTGTCGTCGCACCTCCTGCACGAGATCGAGGTCATCGCCGATGACCTGGTCGTGATCGGCAACGGCAAGATCGTCGCGTCCGGCACCAAGGAGGAATTGCTCGCGGCTGCCGGCACCCTCGCTCGCTCCACGTCGCCGCGCGATCTCGCGCACGCCCTCGAGCAGGCCGGGATGGCCAGCACGCTCGCCGGCGACGGTTCGGTGCGCACCGACGCAGATCCCGCCCAGGTGGGCGCGGTGGCTCTGGCCGCCGGCATCGCCCTCACCGAGCTCCGCTCTGCCGAAGGCGCGGGCCTCGAAGACATGTTCCTGTCGCTCACTGCCGACACTCAACGCGAAGGAGTTGCGGCGTGA
- a CDS encoding transposase — protein sequence MAAPKKCPDELRARAVRLYREADPKPVIRRLAEQLGVHPEALRNWIRRDQADHGLPTHRAQPLQRQARRRRGYHRAGYARTTGQTDEVDARMRGAHYRLRRRRGRRCGRPAESPRPRTPSPAPGRRPVSSARTSVPERPSSATRTENPAPGSRAGLRVLGLAGIGPGPHAAMVPPDLGAP from the coding sequence GTGGCGGCACCGAAGAAGTGCCCCGATGAGCTGCGGGCCCGTGCGGTCCGGCTGTATCGGGAGGCAGACCCGAAGCCGGTGATCAGGCGACTCGCCGAACAGCTCGGGGTGCATCCGGAGGCGTTGCGCAACTGGATCCGCCGGGACCAGGCCGACCACGGCCTGCCCACCCACCGCGCTCAGCCACTTCAGCGTCAGGCTCGCCGCCGCCGCGGCTATCACCGTGCCGGTTACGCCCGAACTACCGGTCAAACTGATGAAGTCGACGCCCGGATGCGCGGCGCGCACTACCGGCTTCGACGTCGCCGTGGACGACGTTGCGGACGCCCGGCAGAGAGCCCACGGCCTCGCACGCCTTCGCCGGCTCCAGGACGCCGACCGGTGTCGTCGGCGCGGACTTCAGTGCCAGAGCGGCCGAGTTCGGCGACACGAACCGAGAACCCGGCACCCGGTTCACGCGCGGGGCTACGTGTGCTCGGGCTGGCCGGGATCGGACCCGGGCCGCACGCCGCGATGGTCCCGCCGGACCTCGGCGCCCCCTGA
- a CDS encoding SDR family oxidoreductase, which produces MDLSHATAVITGGNRGLGRHLAAQLTERGAKVYAAARRPETIDLPGVVPLLLDVTDEHSIHAAARIASDATILVNNAGIFTGATLVAGATDAIRREMETNFYGPLATTRAFAPVIAANGGGAILNILSVLSWAHPAAAGSYSASKAAAWALTDATREELAPHGITVSGLYVGYMDTDMAEGVPAEMKSDPAEVAAQALSGIESGLPEILADALTRQVKQALSAAPSMA; this is translated from the coding sequence ATGGACCTCAGCCACGCCACCGCCGTGATCACCGGAGGCAACCGGGGCCTCGGCCGCCACCTTGCCGCTCAACTCACCGAGCGCGGCGCCAAGGTCTACGCGGCTGCCCGCCGACCCGAGACGATCGATCTTCCGGGGGTTGTCCCCCTCCTTCTCGACGTCACCGACGAGCACTCGATACACGCCGCCGCCCGGATCGCCTCCGACGCGACGATCCTGGTCAACAACGCGGGCATCTTCACCGGCGCCACACTGGTCGCGGGCGCAACCGACGCCATCCGCCGCGAGATGGAAACCAACTTCTACGGCCCGCTAGCCACGACTAGGGCTTTCGCCCCCGTGATCGCCGCCAACGGCGGTGGTGCCATCCTCAACATCCTCTCCGTCCTGTCCTGGGCCCACCCGGCCGCCGCCGGCTCGTACTCAGCCTCCAAGGCCGCCGCCTGGGCCCTGACCGACGCCACCCGCGAGGAACTCGCTCCGCACGGGATCACCGTCTCCGGCCTGTACGTCGGCTACATGGACACCGACATGGCCGAAGGCGTTCCGGCCGAGATGAAGTCCGATCCTGCCGAGGTCGCCGCCCAAGCCCTGTCCGGCATCGAGTCCGGCCTGCCCGAGATCCTCGCCGACGCGCTGACCCGCCAGGTCAAGCAGGCCCTGTCCGCCGCGCCGAGCATGGCCTGA
- a CDS encoding NADP-dependent oxidoreductase has translation MKSYLIERYGDRSVVHAAETPTPQPGPADVVVHIHAASVNPLDFKIRDGAFKRILPYRLPLTLGNDFAGTVTATGASVTRFAVGDEVYSRPNKDRIGTFAEQIAVHQDDLAPKPASLTMAEAASLPLVALTAWQALVEKARVEPGQKVLVHSGSGGVGSIAVQLAKHLGAYVATTASATSAALVKELGADVVIDYRTQDFEQELTGYDVVLDTLGGDNLEKSLRILKPDGKAISIAGPPDADFARDLGAGLVLRQIMNAMSLTTRRHAKRRGATYSFLFMKASGAQLREITALVDAGRIRPVVDRVFPFDQTLDALDYAEDGRAKSGKVVIAMS, from the coding sequence ATGAAGAGCTACCTGATCGAGCGGTACGGTGACCGGTCCGTGGTGCACGCCGCAGAGACCCCCACCCCGCAGCCGGGCCCCGCCGACGTCGTAGTCCACATCCACGCCGCGAGCGTCAACCCGCTCGACTTCAAGATCCGCGACGGCGCCTTCAAGAGGATCCTCCCGTACCGTCTTCCCCTCACCTTGGGCAACGATTTTGCCGGCACCGTGACCGCCACCGGGGCCTCGGTTACGCGCTTCGCCGTCGGTGACGAGGTCTACTCCCGCCCCAATAAAGATCGCATCGGCACCTTCGCCGAACAGATCGCCGTCCACCAGGACGACCTGGCACCCAAACCCGCCTCCCTCACCATGGCCGAGGCAGCCTCCCTCCCCTTGGTCGCCCTCACCGCCTGGCAGGCCCTGGTCGAGAAGGCCCGGGTCGAGCCCGGCCAGAAGGTCCTGGTCCACTCCGGCTCCGGCGGCGTCGGCAGCATCGCCGTCCAGCTCGCCAAGCATCTGGGCGCCTATGTCGCCACCACCGCGAGCGCCACCAGTGCCGCCCTCGTCAAGGAACTCGGCGCCGACGTCGTCATCGACTACCGAACCCAGGATTTCGAACAGGAACTCACCGGCTACGACGTCGTCCTCGACACCCTCGGCGGCGACAACCTGGAGAAGTCCCTCCGGATCCTCAAGCCGGACGGCAAGGCCATCAGCATCGCCGGCCCACCCGACGCCGACTTCGCCCGCGACCTGGGCGCGGGCCTCGTCCTCCGCCAGATCATGAACGCGATGAGCCTGACCACACGCCGCCACGCCAAACGCCGCGGCGCGACGTACTCCTTCCTCTTCATGAAGGCGAGCGGCGCACAGCTCCGCGAGATCACCGCCCTCGTCGACGCCGGAAGGATCCGTCCGGTCGTCGACCGCGTGTTCCCCTTCGACCAGACCCTGGACGCCCTGGACTATGCCGAGGACGGCCGCGCGAAGTCTGGCAAGGTCGTCATCGCCATGTCCTGA
- a CDS encoding SDR family NAD(P)-dependent oxidoreductase translates to MTVRDYTAVVTGAASRRGIGRATAQALASAGWNVAILDLDEAAAKATADEIAVESGAQTCGLSCDVTDEDAVAAAVDALVAGAPPVGALINNAGVTSPTRFLDVEGAEWDRIFAVNVRGAFNITRRLAPGMVERGYGRIVFLSSVSAERGGGVFGGVAYSAAKAAQLGFARALARELGPNGVTVNCVAPGLIDTDITGGALEGDRKDALIAGIPVGRNGRVADVADLITYLCREESGYITGATYDVNGGSHIH, encoded by the coding sequence ATGACGGTCCGCGACTACACCGCCGTCGTCACCGGTGCCGCCTCGCGCCGGGGCATCGGCCGGGCCACCGCCCAAGCCCTTGCGTCGGCCGGCTGGAACGTCGCGATCCTCGATCTCGACGAGGCTGCCGCGAAAGCCACCGCCGACGAGATCGCCGTCGAGAGCGGCGCACAGACCTGCGGGCTCTCGTGTGACGTCACCGACGAGGACGCGGTCGCCGCGGCGGTCGACGCGCTGGTCGCCGGCGCACCACCGGTCGGGGCGCTGATCAACAACGCAGGCGTCACCTCGCCGACCCGATTCCTGGACGTCGAGGGCGCGGAGTGGGATCGCATCTTCGCGGTCAACGTCCGAGGCGCTTTCAACATCACCAGGCGCCTCGCGCCCGGGATGGTCGAGCGGGGTTACGGCCGCATCGTCTTCCTGTCGTCGGTGTCGGCCGAACGCGGCGGGGGAGTGTTCGGGGGTGTCGCCTACTCCGCGGCCAAAGCGGCCCAGCTCGGCTTCGCGCGGGCTCTGGCCCGCGAACTCGGCCCGAACGGTGTCACGGTCAACTGCGTGGCGCCCGGTCTGATCGACACCGACATCACCGGCGGAGCCCTGGAGGGCGACCGCAAGGACGCTCTGATCGCCGGTATCCCGGTCGGGCGCAACGGCCGGGTCGCCGACGTCGCGGACCTGATCACCTACCTCTGCCGCGAAGAATCCGGCTACATCACGGGTGCCACGTACGACGTCAACGGCGGCTCCCACATCCACTAG
- a CDS encoding transketolase family protein — MSAPVKRLTTSAMIASFADADQRTNSVPFGHALARLADERPEIVGLSADLAKYTDMHVFRDAHPERFFQMGMAEQAMLGAAAGLAEVGLVPFASTYSVFATRRAYDFLCLDIAEPNLNVNVVGALPGLTTGYGPSHQATEDLAILRACPNLTIVDPCDSVDIEQAVPALADHPGPTYLRLLRGKVPTVLDEYDYRFELGRAASLRGGNDVVFISTGLMTMRALQAAERLQKDHVDVAVLHVPTIKPLDTDAILNAVRGDRLVVTCENHTRIGGLSEAVAATVAYAGIATRIVPAALPDEFLAAGALPTLHDRYGLSTDALCARVKKELS, encoded by the coding sequence ATGAGCGCACCGGTCAAGCGGCTGACCACGTCGGCGATGATCGCCTCGTTCGCCGACGCGGACCAGCGCACGAATTCCGTCCCGTTCGGTCACGCGCTCGCCCGGCTCGCCGACGAGCGTCCGGAGATCGTCGGACTCTCCGCCGACCTGGCCAAATACACCGACATGCACGTCTTCCGCGACGCCCACCCCGAGCGGTTCTTCCAGATGGGCATGGCCGAGCAGGCGATGCTCGGGGCCGCCGCCGGACTCGCCGAGGTCGGACTGGTCCCGTTCGCGTCCACCTACTCGGTGTTCGCCACCCGCCGGGCCTACGACTTCCTCTGCCTGGACATCGCCGAACCGAACCTCAACGTCAACGTCGTCGGCGCGCTACCCGGCCTGACCACCGGCTACGGCCCCAGCCACCAGGCCACCGAGGATCTGGCGATCCTCCGAGCTTGCCCGAACCTGACGATCGTCGACCCCTGCGATTCGGTCGACATCGAGCAGGCGGTCCCAGCGCTCGCCGACCACCCCGGGCCCACGTACCTGCGCCTCCTGCGCGGCAAGGTGCCCACGGTCCTCGACGAGTACGACTACCGCTTCGAGCTCGGCCGCGCCGCTTCGCTGCGCGGCGGCAACGACGTCGTCTTCATCTCCACCGGGCTGATGACGATGCGCGCGCTGCAGGCCGCGGAGCGTCTGCAGAAAGACCATGTCGACGTCGCGGTCCTGCACGTCCCGACGATCAAACCACTCGATACGGACGCCATCCTGAACGCGGTACGCGGTGACCGGCTCGTCGTCACCTGCGAGAACCACACCCGGATCGGTGGCCTGTCCGAGGCCGTCGCGGCCACCGTCGCCTACGCCGGAATCGCCACCCGGATCGTGCCCGCCGCACTGCCCGACGAGTTCCTCGCCGCCGGCGCCCTCCCCACCCTGCACGACCGCTACGGCCTGTCCACCGACGCGCTCTGCGCTCGGGTGAAGAAGGAGTTGTCATGA
- a CDS encoding transketolase — protein sequence MTTTIIETKATRIAQAATRIRRSALLMGEVQGQGYIGQALGVADVLAVFYARDDGELRLRPDDPGWDGRDRFLLSIGHYAIALYAALAEAGTIPLEELETYGADESRLPMSGMASYTPGMEISGGSLGHGLGVACGMGLGLRHRGNPARVFNLLSDGELDEGSTWEAALACAHHRLSNVTAIVDVNGLQADGPTTGVLRTEPVTAKWEAFGWHAVRVDGNDVPALLAGVDEIRSHLDGPSVLICDTRIGRGVPFLETREKAHFMPVAEHEWQAARHALEGDRS from the coding sequence ATGACGACAACGATCATCGAGACGAAGGCGACTCGGATCGCCCAGGCCGCGACCCGCATCCGCCGCAGCGCTCTGCTGATGGGGGAGGTGCAGGGCCAGGGCTACATCGGCCAAGCCCTCGGCGTCGCCGACGTCCTCGCGGTCTTCTACGCCCGCGACGACGGCGAGCTGCGGCTGCGCCCGGACGACCCGGGCTGGGACGGCCGCGACAGGTTCCTGCTCTCGATCGGCCACTACGCGATCGCGCTGTACGCCGCACTCGCCGAGGCGGGCACGATCCCGCTCGAGGAGCTGGAAACCTACGGGGCGGACGAGTCCCGGTTGCCGATGTCGGGTATGGCCTCCTACACGCCCGGCATGGAGATCTCCGGGGGCTCACTCGGCCACGGGCTCGGCGTCGCCTGCGGAATGGGCCTGGGCCTCCGGCACCGCGGGAACCCCGCGCGGGTCTTCAACCTGCTCTCCGACGGAGAGCTCGACGAGGGCTCTACCTGGGAGGCCGCTCTGGCCTGCGCCCACCACCGCCTGTCCAACGTCACCGCGATCGTCGACGTCAACGGCCTGCAGGCCGATGGCCCGACCACAGGCGTGCTGCGCACCGAACCGGTGACCGCCAAGTGGGAAGCGTTCGGTTGGCACGCGGTCCGGGTCGACGGCAACGACGTTCCGGCGCTGCTCGCCGGGGTGGACGAGATCCGGTCCCACCTCGACGGGCCGTCGGTGCTGATCTGCGACACCCGCATCGGCCGCGGTGTGCCGTTCCTGGAGACCCGCGAGAAGGCGCATTTCATGCCGGTCGCCGAACACGAATGGCAGGCCGCCCGCCACGCCCTGGAAGGAGACCGATCATGA
- a CDS encoding MFS transporter, translating to MSGLHTPRAAVHGTPARRRVAIGSSVGATIETYDFIGFGTAAALYFNEVFFPSSDPLSGTLLSFATLGIGFAVRPLGGLVGGYLGDRIGRKPVLVGSLLLMGVATVLIGLLPTYQQIGVWAAVLLVAVRVVQGLAFGAEWGGAILMTFEHAPWRKRGLYTGITQAGFPLGLLLANTAFLVSVPLGNQWAWRVPFLLSAVLIVVGIVIRLKVEESPEFEELKAEGDVSHNPLLEVLRTGWREIVRAFCLRVTETAGYAISVTFVLSYLASEELADRSLTLFSLMLAAGIGIFATTAWGALTDRVGRRPVYLFGTAITVAWGVPLFLMLNTGAAFAIVLAFVISYAICQNCLAGVQGAWFSELFAARTRTTGASLAYQLSAVVSGFTPLIATALFAGVGWIGPALLFTGYGVLGLIAALLTPETWGAAKRAEIAALEQAAAAPDFVRPNSVTSA from the coding sequence ATGTCCGGACTGCACACCCCCCGTGCCGCGGTGCACGGCACGCCCGCGCGACGCCGAGTCGCGATCGGGTCCTCGGTCGGCGCGACGATCGAGACATACGACTTCATCGGCTTCGGCACCGCCGCAGCGCTCTACTTCAACGAGGTCTTCTTCCCCTCGTCCGACCCCCTGTCCGGCACGCTGCTGTCGTTCGCGACCCTCGGGATCGGATTCGCGGTCCGGCCGCTCGGTGGTCTCGTGGGTGGCTACCTCGGGGACCGCATCGGCCGCAAGCCGGTGCTCGTAGGCTCGCTCCTGCTGATGGGGGTCGCCACTGTCCTGATCGGCCTCTTACCCACCTATCAGCAGATCGGCGTCTGGGCCGCAGTACTGCTGGTCGCGGTCCGGGTCGTACAAGGCCTGGCGTTCGGCGCCGAGTGGGGTGGCGCGATCCTGATGACCTTCGAGCACGCGCCGTGGCGTAAACGTGGCCTCTACACCGGCATCACCCAGGCCGGGTTCCCGCTCGGACTGCTCCTGGCCAACACCGCGTTCCTGGTCAGCGTCCCCCTCGGTAACCAATGGGCGTGGCGGGTGCCGTTCCTGCTCAGCGCGGTGCTGATCGTCGTCGGCATCGTCATCCGGCTGAAGGTCGAGGAGTCGCCGGAGTTCGAGGAGCTGAAGGCCGAGGGCGACGTCTCGCACAATCCGCTGCTCGAGGTGCTGCGCACCGGGTGGCGCGAGATCGTCCGCGCGTTCTGCCTGCGGGTCACCGAGACCGCCGGCTACGCGATCTCGGTGACGTTCGTCCTGTCGTACCTGGCGAGTGAGGAACTCGCGGATCGGTCGCTGACGCTGTTCTCGCTGATGCTCGCCGCCGGGATCGGCATTTTCGCGACGACGGCGTGGGGCGCTCTGACCGACCGGGTCGGGCGTCGTCCGGTGTACCTGTTCGGGACCGCGATCACCGTGGCATGGGGCGTGCCGCTGTTCCTGATGCTCAACACCGGTGCGGCGTTCGCGATCGTGCTGGCCTTCGTCATCAGCTACGCGATCTGCCAGAACTGCCTGGCCGGCGTGCAGGGTGCCTGGTTCTCCGAGCTGTTCGCCGCCCGCACCCGCACGACCGGTGCGTCGCTGGCGTACCAGCTCTCCGCGGTCGTCTCCGGGTTCACGCCGTTGATCGCCACCGCGTTGTTCGCCGGGGTCGGCTGGATCGGCCCGGCGCTGCTGTTCACCGGGTACGGCGTCCTGGGCCTGATCGCCGCCCTGCTGACGCCGGAGACCTGGGGCGCGGCCAAGCGCGCCGAGATCGCGGCTCTGGAGCAGGCGGCGGCCGCACCGGACTTCGTGCGGCCGAACTCCGTGACCAGCGCATGA
- a CDS encoding GntR family transcriptional regulator: MSVEPLPNIDRSTLRERSLQALRSAITSGAYRPGDHLGEVELAGRLGVSRGTVREALRHLQQEGLVTVSHRSMLRVNSLSEDEIRGLFRVRAALEGLAVREIIALPDRSAAVAALEVAIEAIAAAGDDFSARVEADLGFHVRLCELSGNAMLVESWRHLEGRIRVTIMNRDPEDAPTMMTPGRHALIVEAIERGEADAAVAVVEEHMAGAAEHFAAAPAR, encoded by the coding sequence GTGTCCGTCGAGCCGTTGCCGAACATCGATCGCAGCACGTTGCGGGAACGGTCTCTTCAGGCGCTGCGGTCGGCGATCACGTCGGGCGCGTACCGGCCGGGAGACCACCTCGGTGAGGTGGAGCTCGCGGGGCGTCTGGGTGTCAGCCGCGGCACCGTGCGAGAGGCGCTGCGCCACCTCCAGCAGGAAGGTCTAGTGACGGTCAGTCACCGGTCGATGTTGCGGGTGAATTCGCTCTCCGAGGACGAGATCCGCGGCCTGTTCCGGGTTCGGGCGGCTCTGGAGGGCCTCGCGGTCCGGGAGATCATCGCGCTACCGGACCGATCGGCGGCCGTAGCCGCGCTGGAGGTGGCGATCGAGGCGATCGCGGCGGCCGGGGACGATTTCTCGGCCCGTGTGGAGGCCGACCTCGGTTTCCACGTGCGGCTCTGTGAGCTGTCAGGGAACGCGATGCTCGTCGAGTCGTGGCGGCATCTGGAGGGTCGGATCCGGGTGACGATCATGAACCGTGATCCGGAGGATGCGCCGACGATGATGACGCCGGGTCGCCATGCCCTGATCGTCGAGGCGATCGAGCGGGGAGAGGCCGACGCGGCGGTCGCGGTCGTCGAGGAACACATGGCGGGTGCTGCCGAGCACTTCGCCGCGGCTCCCGCGCGCTGA